A region of Marnyiella aurantia DNA encodes the following proteins:
- a CDS encoding urocanate hydratase gives MTFQEQIQQGIPSQLPQLKPYESGINHAPKRKEILSDEEKKLALRNALRYFEPEFHAELLPEFRSELETYGRIHMYRFRPEYEMKARPISEYPGQSEQAKAIMLMIQNNLDYAVAQHPHELITYGGNGAVFQNWAQYLLTMKYLSEMTDEQTLVMYSGHPMGLFPSHKEAPRVVVTNGMMIPNYSKPDDWEKFNALGVSQYGQMTAGSYMYIGPQGIVHGTTITVLNAFRKINKPTAGGLFVTSGLGGMSGAQPKAGNIAGCITVCAEVNPKITRIRHEQKWIDEIHENLESLVTRVKKAKSDNETVSLAYLGNVVEVWEKFDEENLTVDIGSDQTSLHNPWAGGYYPVGISFEDANIMMAENPELFKEKVQESLRRHAEAINRHTEKGTYFFDYGNAFLLEASRAGADIMAENGIDFRYPSYVQDIMGPMCFDYGFGPFRWVCTSGEPVDLQKTDEIAAQILDELMKNSPAEIQQQMADNIKWIKGAQENKLVVGSQARILYADAEGRMKIAEAFNKAIANGEIGAVVLGRDHHDVSGTDSPYRETSNIYDGSRFTADMAIQNVIGDSFRGATWVSIHNGGGVGWGEVINGGFGMLLDGSDDADRRLKSMLFWDVNNGISRRSWARNEGAVFAIKRAMEAEPNLKVTLPNIVDEGLF, from the coding sequence ATGACTTTTCAGGAACAGATACAACAGGGAATTCCCTCCCAACTACCTCAGCTTAAACCATACGAAAGTGGCATCAACCACGCACCTAAACGCAAGGAAATCCTTTCCGACGAAGAAAAAAAACTGGCATTAAGAAATGCTCTGCGTTACTTTGAGCCTGAATTTCACGCTGAACTGCTGCCTGAGTTCCGTTCCGAACTGGAAACGTACGGACGGATCCATATGTACCGCTTCCGTCCGGAATATGAGATGAAAGCCCGCCCGATTTCCGAGTATCCGGGGCAGTCTGAGCAGGCAAAGGCCATTATGCTGATGATCCAGAATAACCTGGATTATGCCGTGGCCCAGCACCCACATGAGTTAATTACTTACGGTGGCAATGGTGCGGTATTCCAGAACTGGGCGCAATATCTGCTCACTATGAAATATCTGTCTGAAATGACCGACGAACAGACATTAGTAATGTACTCAGGACATCCTATGGGACTTTTTCCGTCGCATAAAGAAGCTCCACGAGTGGTGGTGACCAACGGAATGATGATTCCCAATTATTCCAAGCCGGACGACTGGGAGAAATTCAATGCCCTGGGCGTATCCCAGTATGGGCAAATGACAGCGGGAAGTTATATGTATATAGGTCCGCAGGGAATTGTGCACGGTACCACAATTACAGTTCTTAATGCTTTCAGAAAAATCAATAAACCAACTGCCGGTGGCCTGTTCGTGACTTCTGGACTGGGCGGAATGAGTGGCGCGCAGCCCAAAGCCGGAAATATTGCCGGATGCATCACTGTCTGCGCCGAGGTGAATCCAAAGATTACCAGGATAAGACATGAGCAGAAATGGATAGACGAAATTCACGAAAATCTTGAGTCACTTGTAACACGGGTGAAAAAAGCAAAGTCTGATAACGAAACTGTTTCCCTGGCTTATTTGGGCAACGTGGTAGAAGTTTGGGAGAAGTTTGATGAAGAGAATCTTACTGTTGATATAGGTTCCGATCAGACATCGCTTCATAATCCCTGGGCTGGTGGCTATTACCCAGTAGGCATTTCCTTTGAGGATGCCAACATTATGATGGCTGAAAATCCCGAACTCTTTAAAGAGAAAGTTCAGGAAAGTCTGAGACGTCATGCGGAAGCCATTAACCGTCACACCGAAAAAGGCACCTACTTCTTTGATTACGGAAACGCCTTCCTACTTGAAGCAAGCCGTGCCGGCGCCGATATTATGGCCGAAAACGGCATTGATTTCCGCTATCCGAGCTATGTTCAGGATATTATGGGGCCTATGTGCTTCGATTATGGATTTGGTCCTTTCCGTTGGGTGTGTACCAGCGGCGAGCCTGTGGACCTTCAGAAAACCGATGAAATAGCTGCTCAAATACTGGATGAACTGATGAAGAATTCACCGGCAGAGATACAGCAGCAGATGGCAGATAATATAAAATGGATTAAGGGTGCACAGGAAAATAAACTTGTTGTTGGATCGCAGGCCAGGATACTTTACGCTGATGCTGAGGGCCGGATGAAAATCGCTGAAGCCTTCAATAAAGCCATCGCAAACGGAGAAATCGGGGCGGTGGTTTTGGGACGCGATCATCACGATGTGTCGGGCACCGATTCGCCATACCGCGAAACGTCCAACATCTACGATGGCTCAAGGTTTACTGCCGACATGGCCATTCAAAATGTCATTGGCGACAGTTTCCGCGGGGCCACCTGGGTTTCCATCCACAATGGCGGCGGCGTTGGTTGGGGCGAAGTGATCAATGGTGGCTTCGGAATGCTGCTGGATGGAAGCGATGATGCCGACAGAAGATTAAAATCTATGCTGTTCTGGGACGTTAACAACGGTATTTCGCGCCGCAGCTGGGCAAGAAATGAAGGTGCTGTTTTCGCAATTAAAAGAGCAATGGAGGCCGAACCCAATCTGAAAGTGACGTTGCCGAATATTGTGGATGAGGGTCTGTTTTAA
- a CDS encoding protein-L-isoaspartate(D-aspartate) O-methyltransferase codes for MQDSFVHKGKRKILINYLQEKIGIGDQNVLKAMNTVPRHLFLESIFEDFAYEDRAFPILAKQTISHPSTVAEQTELLELSAKEKVLEIGTGCGYQTAVLVTMGALVYTVERQKDLYEFSTRKLREMHLRPSFQSFGDGFAGLPSFAPFDKILVTCGAEVLPTQLLHQLKVGGRMVIPLGKTEEQILTRFTKRSEKEFEKEEFGAYKFVPMLSSTNR; via the coding sequence ATGCAGGATTCATTTGTACATAAGGGAAAGCGAAAGATATTGATAAACTATCTGCAGGAAAAAATAGGCATTGGAGACCAGAACGTACTCAAAGCGATGAATACCGTGCCGCGACACCTCTTCCTTGAAAGTATTTTTGAGGACTTTGCCTATGAAGACCGTGCCTTTCCCATTTTGGCCAAGCAAACTATTTCTCACCCGTCTACAGTTGCCGAACAAACGGAACTTCTGGAGCTTTCGGCTAAAGAAAAAGTCCTGGAGATCGGTACTGGTTGCGGTTATCAGACTGCCGTACTTGTAACAATGGGCGCATTGGTATATACCGTGGAAAGGCAGAAAGACCTGTACGAGTTCTCCACCCGAAAACTGCGGGAAATGCATTTAAGACCAAGCTTTCAGAGTTTTGGTGATGGTTTTGCCGGACTCCCTTCCTTTGCTCCTTTTGATAAGATACTGGTTACCTGCGGTGCGGAAGTACTGCCAACTCAACTTCTGCATCAGTTAAAAGTAGGTGGCCGCATGGTGATTCCTTTGGGGAAAACTGAAGAGCAGATCCTCACAAGGTTCACAAAAAGGTCTGAGAAGGAATTTGAAAAAGAGGAATTCGGAGCCTATAAGTTTGTTCCAATGCTGAGCAGTACCAACCGCTGA
- a CDS encoding peptidoglycan DD-metalloendopeptidase family protein codes for MTTVKDILQKQTAVKVIDASIDYKDYVAFDLSAQHTDELKLDLTDAGKFEEFVENHLSANRAKVAFGGYLEKRNLYKRSSNFNDENSEERNIHIGLDLWIKAGTAVLSALDGKIHSLQNNTFLGDYGPTVIVEHEIEGITFYTLYGHLSLESLNGKKVGQLVKKGEKIAELGKPPVNGDYAPHLHFQIIKNIENKKGDYPGVCSICELDYYSENCPDPNLLLKIGT; via the coding sequence ATGACCACAGTCAAAGATATTCTCCAAAAACAAACTGCCGTAAAAGTAATTGACGCTTCAATTGATTACAAAGATTATGTTGCGTTCGATCTTTCAGCACAACATACAGACGAACTCAAATTGGACCTTACGGACGCAGGAAAATTTGAGGAGTTTGTTGAGAATCATCTTTCCGCAAATCGTGCGAAAGTCGCGTTTGGCGGTTACCTCGAAAAGCGTAACCTTTATAAGAGGAGCAGCAATTTTAATGATGAAAACTCAGAAGAACGGAATATACACATCGGTTTGGATCTTTGGATCAAAGCAGGAACTGCCGTACTGAGCGCTTTGGACGGGAAAATTCACAGTTTGCAAAACAATACCTTTCTAGGTGATTATGGCCCGACGGTCATTGTTGAGCACGAAATTGAAGGTATTACTTTCTACACGCTGTACGGCCATTTAAGTCTGGAAAGTCTGAACGGAAAAAAGGTAGGCCAACTAGTAAAAAAAGGGGAGAAGATCGCCGAACTTGGAAAACCGCCTGTGAACGGTGATTATGCACCGCACCTGCATTTTCAGATTATTAAAAATATCGAAAATAAAAAAGGTGATTACCCCGGCGTCTGCAGTATCTGTGAACTTGATTATTACAGCGAAAACTGTCCGGATCCTAATTTACTGCTGAAGATTGGTACCTAA
- a CDS encoding DUF417 family protein has translation MNLMLELLANSQKNYIHLLRISIFIVMAWIGGLKAFQYEADGIIPFVANSPFMSFFLHSNVSDTDNYKLHKNREGELIPENIEWHKANGTYAFSYGLGAVIIIIGILVLAGIWLPRAGLLGGLLTVGMSIVTLSFLITTPETWVPNLGGPDFGFPYLSAGGRLVIKDAIMLGAGLIIASDCAQKLLPKSY, from the coding sequence ATAAATCTTATGTTAGAACTTTTAGCAAACTCGCAGAAAAATTACATCCATCTTCTGCGCATCAGCATTTTCATCGTGATGGCGTGGATTGGAGGTTTAAAAGCCTTTCAATATGAAGCGGATGGAATTATACCTTTTGTAGCCAATTCGCCATTTATGAGCTTCTTCCTGCATAGCAATGTTTCTGATACCGACAATTATAAACTTCACAAAAACCGGGAAGGCGAACTGATCCCGGAAAATATTGAATGGCACAAAGCGAACGGCACTTATGCCTTTTCATATGGTTTAGGTGCGGTGATCATTATTATCGGAATTTTGGTTTTAGCCGGCATCTGGCTCCCACGTGCCGGATTATTGGGTGGTCTGCTTACGGTCGGTATGTCTATAGTTACACTTAGTTTTCTGATTACTACTCCTGAAACATGGGTTCCAAACCTGGGAGGCCCCGACTTCGGTTTCCCCTACCTCTCCGCAGGCGGAAGACTGGTCATTAAGGATGCTATTATGCTGGGTGCGGGTTTAATTATAGCCTCGGATTGTGCGCAAAAGTTACTCCCGAAATCCTATTAA
- a CDS encoding fasciclin domain-containing protein, with amino-acid sequence MKNLFKIFSLVLLFGFISTACEDSTTEMETYSSIYELTASDPDLSNLKAAIDKAGLASTLNQSGNFTVFAPSNAAFSQFLSANGFASLNDVPTAALKEILLNHVLGTKMMASQVATGYVSTMAKGSASSTRNLSMFVNTASGVKLNGVSTVTQTDLMATNGVIHKVDKVIGLPTVVTHVLANPNFSTLVSALTRNDMPDFVGILGGSTGSPFTVFAPNNAAFGSLLTEINLPGLASIPTVTLENALKYHVVAGANVASTDIMNNMNVTTFQGGTFTVTTTGGVKITDANNRMSNVIATDVQCSNGIIHVLDKVLLP; translated from the coding sequence ATGAAAAATCTATTCAAAATTTTTTCACTCGTGCTGCTCTTCGGATTTATCTCCACAGCATGTGAAGACAGTACAACTGAAATGGAAACCTATTCCAGTATTTATGAACTGACAGCTTCGGATCCTGACCTTTCTAATCTTAAGGCAGCAATTGACAAAGCAGGATTAGCTTCTACGCTTAATCAATCCGGCAACTTTACTGTTTTTGCACCTTCGAATGCAGCCTTCTCACAATTTCTTTCGGCAAACGGTTTTGCCAGTTTAAATGATGTGCCTACAGCTGCTTTGAAAGAAATTCTTCTTAATCATGTGCTTGGCACCAAGATGATGGCATCACAGGTAGCTACAGGTTATGTATCAACAATGGCGAAGGGCAGTGCTTCTTCTACCCGAAACCTGAGCATGTTTGTTAACACTGCCTCCGGTGTAAAACTGAACGGCGTGTCCACAGTTACTCAAACCGACCTCATGGCCACTAATGGTGTAATACACAAGGTAGACAAAGTAATCGGACTGCCAACTGTTGTTACTCACGTGCTTGCCAACCCAAATTTCAGCACCTTGGTTTCGGCACTTACAAGAAATGACATGCCTGACTTCGTGGGAATCCTGGGCGGAAGTACGGGTTCTCCATTTACAGTTTTTGCGCCCAACAATGCTGCTTTCGGTTCACTGCTTACAGAAATAAACCTTCCCGGACTTGCATCCATACCTACCGTAACCCTGGAAAATGCTCTAAAATATCATGTAGTAGCCGGAGCAAATGTAGCCTCTACCGATATTATGAACAATATGAACGTAACGACTTTTCAGGGAGGTACCTTTACTGTTACCACCACGGGCGGAGTTAAGATTACCGACGCCAACAACAGAATGTCTAACGTAATTGCGACTGACGTACAGTGTTCCAACGGAATTATTCATGTACTGGATAAAGTATTATTGCCATAG
- a CDS encoding endonuclease domain-containing protein gives MLEKQIATHIDGIIIYRNFVKNLPYNPKLIPLTKQKRKQGILSEVLFWQQVRNKGFHQIDFDRQRIIGNYIVDFYVKTLGLIVEIDGFSHDTKQQYDTVRTAFLENLGLKVFRITDWDIKQNLSVAMKDLENFIIANYSAP, from the coding sequence ATGCTTGAAAAACAAATAGCAACTCACATCGATGGCATCATTATTTACAGGAATTTCGTGAAAAATCTGCCATATAATCCTAAGTTGATTCCACTAACCAAACAAAAACGAAAGCAGGGAATTTTATCTGAAGTCCTGTTTTGGCAACAGGTTAGGAACAAAGGTTTTCATCAAATTGATTTTGACCGGCAGCGTATCATCGGTAACTATATCGTCGATTTTTATGTAAAAACGTTAGGGTTAATAGTAGAAATCGATGGTTTTAGTCACGACACAAAGCAGCAATATGACACTGTACGGACAGCTTTTCTGGAAAACCTGGGTTTAAAGGTTTTCCGAATCACCGACTGGGATATAAAGCAAAATCTAAGTGTGGCAATGAAGGATTTGGAGAACTTTATCATAGCGAATTATAGTGCTCCTTAA
- a CDS encoding Gfo/Idh/MocA family protein, whose amino-acid sequence MLKAGLVGAGHLGKIHLRLLQQSSKYDLIGFYDADPENGQKLEKEFGYRYYSNLDDLLARVEMLDIVTPTLFHYSYAKKAIENGLHFFIEKPVTQTLEQAEEILQLCRTNNIKAQVGHVERYNPAFTGARKYIQDPMFIEIHRLAEFNPRGTDVSVVLDLMIHDLDILLSIVKSPVKNIHASGVCVVSKSPDITNARIEFENGCVANLTTSRISMKSMRKSRFFQKDAYISVDFLEKKAEVIRMKPAPEFPNDFDMIIENAEGEKNQIIFEYPNIQTNNAILDELESFADAVTENKAVEVSLEDGTEALRVALEIVRLIS is encoded by the coding sequence ATGCTGAAAGCGGGTTTAGTGGGAGCCGGACATTTAGGTAAAATTCATCTCAGACTGCTGCAACAGTCTTCAAAATATGACCTTATAGGTTTTTATGATGCCGATCCGGAAAACGGCCAAAAACTGGAAAAGGAATTTGGCTACCGCTACTATAGTAATCTGGACGATTTACTGGCGAGGGTGGAGATGCTGGACATAGTAACTCCTACCCTTTTTCATTACAGCTATGCTAAAAAAGCCATAGAAAACGGCCTGCATTTCTTTATAGAGAAGCCTGTAACGCAAACCCTGGAGCAGGCTGAAGAAATACTGCAGCTTTGCCGCACAAACAATATTAAAGCGCAGGTAGGCCATGTGGAAAGATATAACCCGGCATTTACCGGTGCCCGAAAATACATTCAGGATCCAATGTTTATTGAGATTCACCGACTGGCCGAGTTTAATCCCCGCGGAACGGATGTTTCTGTAGTATTGGACCTTATGATCCACGATCTGGATATCCTGCTCAGTATCGTAAAATCGCCTGTAAAAAACATCCATGCATCCGGTGTTTGCGTCGTTTCCAAATCACCGGATATTACCAATGCGCGAATTGAGTTCGAAAACGGATGTGTGGCTAATCTTACCACCTCCCGGATCTCAATGAAGTCTATGAGGAAATCGAGATTTTTCCAGAAAGACGCTTATATTTCGGTAGATTTTCTTGAAAAGAAAGCTGAAGTAATCCGCATGAAGCCTGCTCCCGAATTCCCGAATGATTTTGATATGATCATTGAAAATGCCGAGGGCGAAAAAAATCAGATCATTTTCGAATATCCCAATATTCAGACCAATAATGCTATTCTGGATGAACTTGAGAGTTTTGCAGATGCTGTAACCGAAAACAAGGCGGTAGAAGTTTCACTGGAAGACGGAACTGAGGCGCTGAGGGTTGCACTGGAAATAGTAAGACTGATAAGTTAA
- a CDS encoding S41 family peptidase: MTKSWARIILFVRSFLPNNFTGNPVLCNWVNITPLSALLVLVLLTSCVSVKKFNEKLSTPVAAEKLKADVDYAYASLQELHPELYWYISKDSLDRKFEAVKKTIDSPLTPAEFYRKLAPVVADVRQGHLRLVLPDRKLNVDERKALKLQKGLFSRYNYVVEEDRIFVKDNADKIPNMEVGTEILKINDAPASELISSYRQLNNSDGYNTTFLRYSMAKRWPYFFTAENGILDSVKMETRFKDSIQTFWLKREKITAAEKKTEKEANRKLTKSEKGKTKDYNIITRSFNRDLQFPTKDSTVAYMKIKTFSGTFSKRFYRESFRTINNSPANYLIIDMRDNLGGSLSEINNLYSYLTAEKFRFIKDIQITKPGSMFQADYFRMVPNITKPIAAVAYPFYLAGTAFSIKKTPAGTFLRNNGKTAVKKPNKDHFKGKVYVLINGSSFSAASILPAKLKDAKRAILVGEETGGANDGTVAGRYSTRKLKNSGLQLPIGLMLIQPDIEFSGNGKGVIPHHEIIPDVQQILQKKDIQLEWILQDIKKDSAQSTGPDGKS, translated from the coding sequence ATGACTAAATCATGGGCCCGGATTATTTTATTTGTGCGATCATTCTTACCCAACAACTTCACCGGAAATCCCGTATTATGTAATTGGGTCAATATTACACCACTGTCCGCCTTGCTCGTGCTGGTCTTGTTGACGTCCTGCGTCTCCGTAAAGAAATTCAATGAAAAACTGTCTACACCGGTAGCTGCCGAAAAGTTAAAGGCTGATGTTGATTATGCATACGCAAGCTTGCAGGAACTGCACCCGGAACTCTATTGGTACATTTCGAAAGATAGTCTGGACAGGAAATTTGAGGCTGTTAAAAAAACTATTGATTCACCTCTGACACCGGCAGAATTCTACAGGAAATTAGCTCCGGTTGTTGCAGATGTGAGGCAGGGACACCTCCGTCTTGTGCTGCCGGACCGAAAGCTGAATGTGGATGAAAGAAAAGCTCTGAAGCTTCAGAAGGGACTGTTCAGCCGTTATAATTATGTGGTTGAGGAAGACCGGATTTTTGTGAAGGACAACGCGGACAAGATTCCTAATATGGAAGTTGGAACTGAAATATTAAAGATCAATGATGCTCCCGCAAGCGAGTTGATCAGCAGTTACCGTCAGCTTAATAACAGTGACGGTTACAACACTACATTTCTGAGATATTCCATGGCGAAACGCTGGCCATACTTCTTCACCGCTGAAAACGGTATTCTGGACTCCGTGAAAATGGAAACCAGGTTTAAGGACAGCATACAGACGTTCTGGCTCAAGCGTGAGAAAATAACTGCTGCTGAAAAGAAAACAGAAAAAGAAGCAAACCGTAAACTGACCAAAAGTGAAAAGGGAAAGACCAAAGACTACAACATTATTACAAGGAGTTTTAACCGTGACCTGCAGTTTCCCACCAAAGACAGTACGGTGGCTTATATGAAGATCAAAACATTTTCCGGCACCTTTTCAAAACGTTTTTACAGGGAAAGTTTCAGGACCATAAACAATTCGCCCGCAAATTACCTGATCATTGACATGCGGGACAACCTGGGAGGTTCATTGTCCGAAATAAACAATCTTTACTCCTACCTTACCGCAGAGAAATTCAGGTTTATCAAAGACATACAGATAACGAAACCAGGATCTATGTTTCAGGCAGATTATTTCAGGATGGTGCCCAATATCACCAAACCGATTGCGGCCGTCGCTTATCCTTTCTATCTGGCAGGCACCGCGTTTTCTATAAAAAAAACTCCCGCCGGCACCTTTCTGAGGAACAATGGAAAAACCGCAGTAAAAAAGCCCAATAAGGATCATTTTAAAGGTAAAGTTTACGTTTTAATTAACGGCAGCAGTTTTTCTGCGGCATCTATCCTGCCGGCAAAACTTAAGGACGCCAAAAGAGCCATCCTGGTTGGAGAAGAAACAGGAGGCGCAAATGACGGTACCGTAGCCGGACGCTACTCTACCCGGAAGTTAAAGAATTCCGGATTACAACTTCCCATAGGATTGATGCTTATCCAGCCGGACATTGAATTTTCAGGCAACGGAAAAGGCGTGATTCCACACCACGAGATCATTCCCGATGTGCAGCAGATTCTGCAAAAAAAAGACATCCAGCTCGAGTGGATTCTGCAGGATATCAAAAAAGATTCTGCACAATCCACAGGACCGGATGGTAAGAGTTAA
- a CDS encoding TonB-dependent receptor, whose amino-acid sequence MRFRIFFLLLLISALSYAQVGSININVFDDFTKKPLTASVRVLGSDREAVSGQGNVSVTGIPSGTYTFEISAEGFSPATLTDIDVVPNQNLTFSVGLIKSVNQIEEVTIVRKTYKTTAESPLSLRNITSEEVQKNAGSNRDVSKAILSFPGVGSTATFRNDLFIRGGSSAENKFYIDGIEVPVINHFQTQGASGGPRGIITVDFIKDVDFYSGAFPAKRNGVLSSLFEFNLKAARKDKLGYKVILGLDDLQLMADGPLSKDQTWSGLFSVRKSNLQLLFKAIGLPFLPSYYDATFKVSKKFESGDELYFLGMGAKDNFKFNEDAEPTLANLTLIERLPVSPQWNYTVGAGYRHLAENGNWLFTLSRNMLDNQALKYYRNIELPQNLVYDYKSQESENKLRIDRNFTISDYQLSSGANVNFARYYNSSVSRNVTQNSVNFDNLASEFNLLQYGLYLQGARKLFDDRLQLSGGLRIDGSDYSENTNNPLEQISPRLSASYKLTERFAFNFNTGIYYQLPVYTALGFTENGLLTNKSALKYIQNTHLVGGIEYNGPNSLRFTMEGYYKKYKNYPFSLRNQISLANVGGDFGVVGSEPLDSRGFGETYGVELLAQKRTLNDFYGIAAYTYGYSRFSNAQGTLLPSSWDSRHILSVTTGKYFRRNWNVGARFRMQSGLPETPYDLQRSSLVNIWNVANGPVQNYALLNSSRGNLSHQLDLRGEKKWIFKKWQLTAYVDVVNAYGSKSPSALPVVNLQRDAQGNGVIANPTAPQDQQYYQLETGENDGSTPLPYFGFIFEF is encoded by the coding sequence ATGAGATTCAGAATTTTTTTTCTTTTGCTCCTGATCTCAGCGTTGTCCTACGCTCAGGTTGGCAGTATCAACATCAATGTATTTGATGATTTCACCAAGAAACCACTGACAGCCTCTGTGCGGGTATTGGGCAGCGACCGTGAAGCCGTTAGTGGCCAGGGAAATGTTTCGGTTACCGGTATTCCTTCCGGTACCTACACCTTTGAGATTAGTGCTGAAGGATTTTCGCCCGCTACACTCACGGATATTGATGTGGTGCCAAATCAAAACCTTACGTTTTCTGTAGGTTTAATTAAATCTGTGAATCAGATTGAAGAGGTTACGATCGTTAGAAAAACGTACAAAACAACAGCCGAAAGTCCACTGTCTCTGCGCAATATCACCAGCGAAGAAGTTCAGAAGAATGCGGGTTCCAACCGGGATGTCTCAAAGGCGATATTAAGTTTTCCAGGCGTCGGTAGCACAGCCACTTTCCGTAATGACCTGTTTATACGCGGTGGTAGTTCAGCTGAAAATAAATTTTACATTGACGGTATTGAAGTGCCGGTTATCAACCACTTCCAGACTCAGGGAGCCAGTGGCGGACCACGTGGAATCATTACTGTTGATTTCATCAAGGATGTTGATTTCTACAGTGGCGCATTTCCGGCCAAACGTAACGGCGTGCTTTCCTCACTGTTTGAGTTTAACCTGAAAGCTGCAAGAAAAGATAAATTAGGGTATAAAGTAATCCTGGGTCTGGATGATCTGCAGCTTATGGCCGATGGTCCACTTTCCAAAGACCAAACATGGTCCGGACTTTTCAGCGTAAGGAAATCCAACCTTCAGTTGCTGTTTAAGGCTATTGGCCTGCCGTTTCTGCCAAGTTATTACGATGCTACATTCAAGGTTTCAAAGAAATTTGAGAGCGGTGACGAACTTTATTTCCTGGGGATGGGCGCCAAAGATAATTTCAAATTTAATGAAGATGCCGAACCCACACTGGCTAATCTTACACTTATAGAGAGGCTGCCGGTGTCACCACAGTGGAACTATACCGTAGGTGCAGGCTACAGACACCTTGCTGAAAACGGAAACTGGCTTTTTACACTCAGCCGCAATATGCTGGACAACCAGGCACTTAAATATTACCGTAATATTGAGCTTCCACAAAACCTGGTTTATGATTATAAATCCCAGGAGAGTGAAAACAAACTTCGTATAGACCGTAATTTCACGATTTCAGATTATCAGCTAAGCAGTGGTGCCAACGTTAATTTTGCAAGATATTACAACAGTTCGGTTAGCCGGAACGTAACGCAGAATTCCGTTAATTTCGATAATCTCGCATCAGAGTTCAACCTTCTTCAGTATGGCTTATACCTGCAGGGTGCCAGAAAACTGTTTGATGACCGTCTGCAACTGTCTGGAGGTTTGAGGATTGATGGCAGTGACTATTCAGAAAACACAAATAACCCGCTCGAACAGATATCGCCTCGTCTCTCAGCCAGTTACAAGCTTACAGAGAGATTTGCTTTTAATTTCAATACCGGAATTTACTATCAGCTGCCGGTTTACACCGCACTTGGATTTACCGAAAACGGATTATTGACAAATAAAAGCGCACTGAAGTACATTCAGAATACACACCTTGTTGGCGGTATAGAGTATAACGGGCCTAACAGTCTGCGATTTACTATGGAAGGGTATTATAAGAAGTATAAAAATTATCCTTTCTCACTTCGGAACCAAATCTCACTTGCTAATGTGGGCGGAGATTTTGGAGTTGTGGGCAGTGAACCGCTGGACTCCCGCGGATTTGGCGAGACCTACGGTGTTGAATTACTTGCGCAGAAGCGTACCCTGAATGACTTTTACGGTATTGCAGCGTATACCTATGGCTATTCCAGATTCTCTAATGCGCAGGGAACTCTGTTGCCATCAAGCTGGGATTCCCGCCATATCCTGTCTGTGACCACGGGGAAATATTTCAGAAGAAACTGGAATGTAGGTGCACGTTTCCGCATGCAGTCGGGACTGCCTGAAACTCCTTATGACCTTCAGCGCAGTTCGCTGGTCAATATCTGGAATGTGGCTAACGGACCGGTACAGAATTATGCTTTGCTTAACAGCTCCCGCGGTAATCTTTCGCATCAGCTGGACCTTCGTGGTGAGAAGAAGTGGATTTTCAAAAAATGGCAGCTTACCGCTTATGTCGATGTCGTTAATGCCTACGGTTCAAAGAGCCCAAGTGCGCTGCCGGTAGTTAACTTACAGCGGGATGCACAGGGAAATGGTGTAATTGCCAATCCAACAGCGCCACAAGATCAACAATATTACCAGCTGGAAACTGGCGAAAATGACGGTTCGACACCGCTTCCTTACTTTGGATTTATTTTCGAGTTTTAA